Genomic window (Apis cerana isolate GH-2021 linkage group LG1, AcerK_1.0, whole genome shotgun sequence):
aatcatTTTGCGTATAGGTATAAAGTCGAGAaccttcgatatttttttctttaatttcttgataatATGCTTTTTGAGATTCAGTTAGACAATTTGTCTCGTTGCTATAAAAATTCACTTCGAATGGACTGAATACTTTTTCTTGccaattaaaaatacgatcttcttcttcaagaaaatttgaatctcTGGTATCCCCTTCATTTTCTAAGAGTTCTGCAAGCAAAGGTCTTTGCTGTACGATTTTGACTCTGAAACAATAAACAGGCAGaagataaatacaatttacaaGGTAGAAACAATTTCTGCCAGATGGCTGGGATCTAATTCTATCGTCATATCTGTTTTCGGCGGTAAAACAGTTgcgttatttcatattataatgatcATTTCAACAATTGAAGTTAATTATACAGTTCagcagtatataaaaataaacagaaaaagcaataatattactaattataatttttgaaatttatcaaatttttatttgttactcattaaatttattattagaaattttgaaatgttacCTTATTTTAAAGTTGTTTATAGGTTCTTTAACTTTGTAATTAGCAGCTATTTTTTgctttcgtattttatttgccatttcttttaataaaatcgaatatatcgattatttgaattgttgATTCGAAAAAAAGTACATTTAAGTATCGGTCAAAAAGACTAACTGAAGAAAACTATCGACAATCGTTGCACGAatgtatttatcgatttttctgTTGCCTAGTAACAGATATGAGCATACATATACTAAGCTAggtacattttatattcatttttatatctttatgtaTGATTGTAGCAAGTTACTTTTgtcatagaattaaaatatagttataagATCCTTATATCCTGTTGAGTCAGCTTTTTAAGACGGtataataacgtaataaaaacAGTAATATTTCATAGGCATCATTCGCAatatataggtatatataaatatccgtgtaaaatatttttcttgtattaaaaaaaataataaacttttatttttacaatttttacaattatgtatattataatatatttttcgttttatttaatttttacatataatttattttagaatcgaAATATCTatcttgaattaattataatacgatattatatcataaattatttctataataaaaattaatatattgtaaactatttccaaaaataaaattatatttttttttaaatttttaaatttcctgaaataatatttacaacatatgtttttatatatacattttaaatttcaaaatataaaaataatttgtgaatTGACATTTTGTCTtaatctttcattaaaataataatattacaaaaaataatattaagttcCTGTTTTCTCATATTCGACAATAGTATTTAGAtagttaattatatgttttaagaatgttttataaaaaaaacaatatacaaaaaaaaatgattcgataaataatttttcaatagcatcgatcttttttgttattgagacaaatttttatttatttaaatctcatAATTATCACTGAGCGATGTCGTCAAAAcacatattgtataatatatgaaacatatttatatgttatataaaaagataaaataagaattaccAGCGCCatctctataatattaaagaaatttttttaaaagtagaataagatagaataagaattgaaaatcaacgctatctcttgaatatttatagGAAAATAATCATAGAGAAATGTTTTTGTTACACAAAAGATGACGCTGAAAGTCAgttctatctctatctttctttttattattttctatcctttctttatctattttatttgcgGTATGCTAAAGATGGTGctgattttcgaattttgattctatttctattctctcaatatttattgttcttctttgtatttattcttcaaaatttctttaaagattCTTAAAAGAATCCGAGGATATAAATAGGATATAAAGCttcgatatttgattaattttattgtcttttttttgttgtttattgattaaaaaaatcttaattctattattcgaataatatatattataataattattgttatttgaaataaaatatacaaatttaaactatttcaaaactgaatatatttttatgttatgtaaataatttttataatttttaatgatatgaataatatagataatatacaattttatggatgaataattaaatctttcgtgtaatttttgataaaaaataaaattttttgattattttataagatttattaatatattttaaataatttttttaataatagtttttaaataatatattaaattaatatattttatacaaaattttataaatattataatattttataaatattctgacgattttcttattaatatgccgaattatattttattaattatattaattatatttaaatacttatcaACATCAAAAATTGCTTTGAactttattgatttttgttaaaagCAAAACGAACTATCGTACTATCTAAagtattacatatatacagaTATTATGATTCactaagaaaattgaatgaatcATCAAGttaaatgtatacatattcgTTAATATGCCGGTGCACGTGAATTGCAactttttactattatattttaaaaataaatatttctatttatgttCATCAATCTTattcatttgttatatatatacacatattaaattataacgtataaattatatatatcaatcaaacagaaataattattttatcaccaAATCATgcgtcattttttatattaaatcaaaataaatagatataaaatataataatagataaaaataaagctgAAAAAATgtgttaataattgataacaaaataattattacattctaCCATACTATATCTTGCGGCACTTTCTATTCGTGCAATGTACTTGGTCGTTTGAGTTCACCTGTTGCGACGCTAACTACCTTCAGCTGTAAAGTCTTTTCGAACGTGTCCTGTCGTAATTTGTAGCTGATAATACGGATCTGGCTTCATACTATAACTGATCAGAGTAATGggcaattttatttgaagataatttaatttatcttgcattgctgattaaaatttatttgatctcGTGTACAGGTATTAAGGTCATtggtatttttcaaataaatgaaacatgccaatatacaattataaatcacgcggatataaaatacatattcaacTGTATATCTGTCAATCGTTCACTACGCAAGGTTTCTGTGTCAATTTTCCGGATAATCGATctgataagataaaataaatgtgtatCATTTGTATGAATAAtgctaaagaaaaattaattacgaatCTACTCATAATGATTAAACGAAGAAACAATTTCATAGATTGTGTGTTGCACGTGTATTAAGTAAATGTTACTTGTATCGTTtacagtttatatatttagcgTGCAATTTAGTGATTAATCAAATACaggtacaatatatttaattctttgtgTATACATGTGAAATTTAATGTGtatttttgttgtattttttaacaaagataaattataatagaataattcacgttatttctttattagtttatttaattttttttaattgaaataattataataatatttagaagcattaacataaaaatttatacataatattaaatattaatatttttatcatatttaaattatttcattttattatattacagaggtttcaaattaattagaatggGAAGTAATCAAGAAGGAGAATCTGCTATAACAATACCattgcaatataataattctgtaagaaattatatttataatttttattatataatttgtcataacctttataaatattatgtataataaatttaataaaaaatttgattttctatatattgcaataattttgatattttcagcATTGGAAagctatatttgaaaaatatgatttagatGGGGATGGAAAAATCACATATCAGGAATTAAGAGCTATGATACGTAGTTCTTCTTATTCCAATGATATTCCAACTAGAGTTGTTCATATGATTATGCATAAGGCAGATCTAGATGATTCAGGATATTTAGATTTTCCAGAATTTATAGCTATGgtatttttgcttttattgttacattaaatttattatattctttacaatttacaattatgtttttaaaataatatattatttatttatatattattatttattcaaattttcatttatgtaattaaaaaattaggtattatattaatattattttcaagtatttatcataatttatttttttttgtagatacATAGAAAAGATATGCAAGGTGTTTTTGGTCATTTGGTGCAACGATATGTACAATCTATGGTCCCACACAGACCAACTACTTTTCAAATAGCACGATCTAGTGATATCACTGATGGACAATATGAAGAAGAATATAGTTGTAAACCTCCAGCATTagcaatgataattatttccatattagaaattattttatttttatatgatgtaattgtatataaatcacCTTCTGTTGAAGGACCAGCagctacattatttatttataatccacACAAAAGATATGAAGCATGgagatatttaacatatatgttTGTACATGTGGGGTATGTATTTGTTCTTTATCATCattgaatgtaaatatttttacatgattaagtaattaaagatatttttttttatatagggtATTTCATCTAGTGGTAAACTTACTTGTGCAAATAATGTTAGGTATTCCACTGGAAATGGTGCACAAATGGTGGagagtattaattatatatgtagcaGGCGTTTTAGCAGGATCTCTTGGTACTTCTGTATCAGATCCTACAGTATATTTAGCAGGAGCATCAGGTGGTGTATATGCATTAATCACTGCTCATGTAGCAACCATTCTAATGAATTGGTCGCAAATGGAATTTGctgttttacaattattagtaTTCCTTGTCGTAACAGTTGTTGATGTCAGTCAAGCAATATATAATCGTTATGTATTAGAAACCAATGACCAAGTTGGATATGTTGCTCATTTTGCTGGTGCCATTGCGGGCCTACTTGTAGGTATAAATGTACTTCGTAATCTTGAAGTTAAAACATGGGAAAAAGTTGTATGGTGGGCcagtattattacatatactgTACTTATGACAGCTGctattttatggaatattttctatacatcttattataattagttttcatatatttattttttgctaaaCGTTTTCTAATGTAACAGAAATTGAAATCTTGCCACTATGTAAGTAAGAGAGCAAAAACTTTTCTATAAAAGTAGATAAATAAACAAGGTGCTAATTTAagcatttgaaataaatattaatatattgcataCTGTGATATAGAAAATCTCTATATATTGcacagaaaaaataaattaatgacaataataaatagttttacacttgataatattttttattaataaagaaaaataatattttctaattcaattttctttgaaaatatatatatatataagaacaaatatattttttataataataaattacataaaaaatttaataatcatttaaagatCATACAAGTATAAACGAGAAGAACATAATtcaaatagtaatattaacaattcatATGTTTAGccattttttactaatataaacatattcaaattatattaatttaaacatacaattttttattgcatcttataaatacaaatattactatgaatttacaataaatataaaataataattgcaatatgatattttacagTGCAATGttctcaatatttaaatatatattagaataatattttattactcataacacttatttttgaaaaaacatgttttattattaacattataatatatatatatataaagtattattgatgtaaaaatactattatcgAAGATCttcaaaatcttcaaaaataatttttgtttaataagttACTGCACTTCATtatcatgtatttataattcactATTCATGTACCTGATTTGCAAACTATTAATACAACTAATTTGACTACATTTACAAATGTATAAAGATTCTCACaaacttgatattttaattatgaaatctataaatattttatcgctaataaaataaaactatttatttcaatatatctatatgtttttagaatagaaattcggaaaaatataattaatagaaaattaaatattaaaaatgccattcaattataaaatcagttctaaatttcaattaaatatagaatttattgttttatatttttaaaatttatttagaaacgtgctgtatcaattttaaaaacaaaataaaatagttcaagatataattttgaatacatttataataaaatattgagtaTAATccttatacaaaaaaaaattataatttaaagtacAAGATGTAaagttatagaatttttttgattcgtaattatttaaaatttctctctctt
Coding sequences:
- the LOC107994991 gene encoding rhomboid-related protein 2 isoform X1 yields the protein MFYPQRMMRQISEISYVGGFKLIRMGSNQEGESAITIPLQYNNSHWKAIFEKYDLDGDGKITYQELRAMIRSSSYSNDIPTRVVHMIMHKADLDDSGYLDFPEFIAMIHRKDMQGVFGHLVQRYVQSMVPHRPTTFQIARSSDITDGQYEEEYSCKPPALAMIIISILEIILFLYDVIVYKSPSVEGPAATLFIYNPHKRYEAWRYLTYMFVHVGVFHLVVNLLVQIMLGIPLEMVHKWWRVLIIYVAGVLAGSLGTSVSDPTVYLAGASGGVYALITAHVATILMNWSQMEFAVLQLLVFLVVTVVDVSQAIYNRYVLETNDQVGYVAHFAGAIAGLLVGINVLRNLEVKTWEKVVWWASIITYTVLMTAAILWNIFYTSYYN
- the LOC107994991 gene encoding rhomboid-related protein 2 isoform X2 produces the protein MGSNQEGESAITIPLQYNNSHWKAIFEKYDLDGDGKITYQELRAMIRSSSYSNDIPTRVVHMIMHKADLDDSGYLDFPEFIAMIHRKDMQGVFGHLVQRYVQSMVPHRPTTFQIARSSDITDGQYEEEYSCKPPALAMIIISILEIILFLYDVIVYKSPSVEGPAATLFIYNPHKRYEAWRYLTYMFVHVGVFHLVVNLLVQIMLGIPLEMVHKWWRVLIIYVAGVLAGSLGTSVSDPTVYLAGASGGVYALITAHVATILMNWSQMEFAVLQLLVFLVVTVVDVSQAIYNRYVLETNDQVGYVAHFAGAIAGLLVGINVLRNLEVKTWEKVVWWASIITYTVLMTAAILWNIFYTSYYN